From a region of the Macrobrachium nipponense isolate FS-2020 chromosome 20, ASM1510439v2, whole genome shotgun sequence genome:
- the LOC135220402 gene encoding zinc finger BED domain-containing protein 5-like produces the protein MENWLKYHTLWPKLQGDNTSTDSSVCSEHAEQPVAASDERESLHELHTSTSVVQESRASKSRIRNSKKHKFDDSYRKFGFMSVGDENAPGGQCVECNQVLTNSSLNPAKLRRHLETKHQQLVNKHIDYFIRKRDQLKQSCFHKKIAHQDNKNALESSYRVVSYHIAKAGEAHTIAESLLKSCMKDVVFCMFGEKYSMVLGTVPLSDDTISRRIKEMVDNCETVLINCIKTSPVGFTIQLDESTDVAGLAVLLVFVRYVSDESVHEDLLLCQALETTTRGEDIFKILDTYFTKNDLSWVLGIAVCTDGAKAMTGSVKGVIGLIKNVAPRHCCFHREALAVKKMLSDLKFHLGEASSFSSVCLIVSGDGIHSQNTLLHTELLAISW, from the coding sequence AtggaaaattggctaaaataccACACCTTATGGCCGAAGTTGCAAGGTGATAATACATCTACTGATTCTTCTGTGTGTAGTGAACATGCTGAACAGCCAGTTGCAGCTAGTGATGAAAGAGAATCCTTGCATGAACTACATACCTCTACTTCTGTGGTACAAGAATCAAGAGCTAGTAAATCACGTATTAGGAATTCAAAGAAGCACAAATTTGATGACAGTTACAGAAAATTTGGTTTTATGTCAGTTGGAGACGAAAATGCTCCTGGTGGACAATGCGTTGAATGTAATCAAGTTTTGACTAATAGTAGCTTGAATCCTGCAAAACTGAGGAGACACCTTGAAACCAAACACCAACAGTTAGTTAACAaacatattgattattttataagaaaacgAGATCAGTTAAAACAAAGttgtttccataaaaaaattgcTCACCAAGACAATAAAAATGCACTTGAATCATCATACCGAGTAGTAAGTTATCACATTGCTAAAGCTGGTGAAGCTCATACAATTGCAGAATCTTTGCTAAAATCGTGCATGAAAGATGTAGTTTTCTGTATGTTTGGTGAGAAATATAGCATGGTTCTTGGCACTGTACCTCTGTCAGATGACACCATATCACGTCGAATCAAAGAGATGGTAGATAATTGTGAAACCGTGTTAATAAACTGCATAAAAACAAGTCCTGTGGGCTTCACCATTCAGCTTGATGAGTCAACCGATGTTGCCGGGTTAGCTGTCCTCCTTGTGTTTGTACGATATGTGTCAGATGAATCTGTGCATGAAGATCTGCTGTTGTGCCAAGCTCTCGAGACAACTACAAGAGGTGAGGATATATTTAAGATATTAGACACATACTTCACAAAAAATGATCTTAGTTGGGTCCTTGGCATTGCTGTTTGCACTGATGGTGCAAAGGCAATGACAGGCTCAGTAAAGGGTGTAATTGGTCTTATAAAAAATGTTGCACCTAGACACTGTTGCTTCCATAGAGAAGCACTAGCTGTGAAAAAGATGCTAAGTGATCTAAAATTTCATCTAGGCGAAGCCTCTTCATTCTCAAGTGTTTGCCTCATTGTGTCAGGAGATGGGATCCATTCACAAAACACGTTGTTACATACAGAATTGCTGGCTATCTCGTGGTAA